CTCCGTAGCTGATGCCGTAAAAGCAATGCAAGCCAAGTTCAACCCAGCCGCCGCTGCCGGTCTGGATCTGGTCTTCGGTTTCAACATCACTGACGAAGACAAGCAATACGCCCTGATCGTCAAAGACGGCACCTGCGACATCCAGGAAGGCGAAAACCCGGACGCCAACTGCACGCTGGTGCTGGACAGCGAAACCCTGAAAGGTATCGTCAGCGGCGAAACCGACGGCATGCAGGCTTTCATGGGCGGCAAGCTGCGCGTTGAAGGCGACATGATGCTGTCGATGAAACTGTCCGAGC
The window above is part of the Pseudomonas fluorescens genome. Proteins encoded here:
- a CDS encoding SCP2 sterol-binding domain-containing protein, which translates into the protein MTSVADAVKAMQAKFNPAAAAGLDLVFGFNITDEDKQYALIVKDGTCDIQEGENPDANCTLVLDSETLKGIVSGETDGMQAFMGGKLRVEGDMMLSMKLSELFPA